From Bacteroides uniformis:
ACAGAGAGTGTTGCAGTCTATGAAAGAAGCCGATGCAGTGATAATCGGTGCCCCTTGCTATTGGGGAAACATGCCGGGAGAAGTGAAAGTGCTTTTCGACCGTATGGTTTACGGTATGATGGGGGAGAACTCCTGGGGAATGCCCCTTCCGCTTCATAAGGGCAAGAAAGCGATTGTGGTAAGCACTTGTACTACCCCTTATCCTTTCAATATTCTCTATAATCAGACGCACGGTGTGGTGAAAGCTTTCAGGGAGATTCTGAAATGGAGTGGTTTCAAGATTGTGAAAACCATTGAGAGGGGAGGTACTAAGAAGCATCCTGAGCTGACGGAAAAGGATATGCGGAACTGCAAGAAAGCAGTGCACAAATTATTGTAAAGTATTGAAAAAGTCAATATGAGTAGAAAAGAAGAATATAAATTGCAGAACGAACAGTTTCTGGAGCAGTTGCGTACGGCAGAAGGAATCAAGGAATTGCCTTGCGGCATACTTTATCGGGTATTGGAGGAAGGCAGAGACGGTCCGACACCACGTCTCAACAGTGTAGTATCTGTGCATTATAAAGGCACTCTTATCAATGGGCGTGAGTTCGATAATTCGTGGAAACGGAAGTGTCCGGAGGCTTTTCGTCTGAATGAAGTGATTGAGGGCTGGCAGATTGCCTTGCTACGAATGCATCCCGGAAGTCGTTGGATTGTATATATCCCTTACACCATGGGATACGGTACACGTACCAGTGGACCCATTCCGGCGTATTCCACACTGATATTTGAAGTGGAATTACTAAATATCTCGTGACACTGCTGAACAATTTGCTTTTTTATCTTGTTCTCATATAAGAATTTAGAAAAACTCAATAGGTATGAATATAGATAAGAAAGCAGGGCATATTGACCCGAAAGTAGCATTGTCCCAGGCAGAACATGAAAAGGGAACAGTACCCGGACAACAGATTGGCCTTTACGGTAATGCAGACAAGAGAGATGTTCGTCAGGTCGTAAAGATTCTGAATCCTGACAAAAACAGTATGGAGAGCAGAGGTTAACCCTCTGCTTTTTTTATTACATGCCTCTTTCTTCGTCGAGTCCAGATGATTTGTTGGAGGGTTTTGTATCTTTGTACCCGGAAATGAAACTCTTAAAAACAAAAGCAGGATGCTACGGAAAGGAGACCTCACTCAAGGAGGCATAACCGGTACTTTATTACATTTTACCCTACCCATGATGGTAGGGTCTTTTTTGCAGCAATGCTACAACATTGCAGATACGCTCATTGTAGGCCAATGCATTGGTGCAGGGGCGTTGGCGGCGGTCGGTTCGGCATACACATTGATGGTTTTCCTTATATCCGTTTTGCTGGGACTGGCGATGGGCAGTGGCACTGTGTTCTCTTTACATTATGGTGCCGGAAACCATGTAGCACTGCGTCGTAGCATATTCAGTTCGTTTGTACTGATAGGTATCGTGACATTGATACTGAATGTAGCCGTTTTTATCTGGCTCGACCCTATTCTCCGGCTGTTGCAGGTCCCGCAAGACATATACGGCATGATGCGCAGCTACTTGTGGATAATCTTCTGCGGTATAGTTTTCACCTTTATCTATAACTTCTACGCATCTCTGCTGCGTGCAGTAGGGGATTCTGTCACT
This genomic window contains:
- a CDS encoding FKBP-type peptidyl-prolyl cis-trans isomerase; translation: MSRKEEYKLQNEQFLEQLRTAEGIKELPCGILYRVLEEGRDGPTPRLNSVVSVHYKGTLINGREFDNSWKRKCPEAFRLNEVIEGWQIALLRMHPGSRWIVYIPYTMGYGTRTSGPIPAYSTLIFEVELLNIS
- a CDS encoding flavodoxin family protein, with protein sequence MKVLILNGSPRRHGNMSKMLELMKQELEGCGVGTVYIDVPQLQVHPCIGCMKCRSSLKCCLPEDGAQRVLQSMKEADAVIIGAPCYWGNMPGEVKVLFDRMVYGMMGENSWGMPLPLHKGKKAIVVSTCTTPYPFNILYNQTHGVVKAFREILKWSGFKIVKTIERGGTKKHPELTEKDMRNCKKAVHKLL